A part of Paraburkholderia azotifigens genomic DNA contains:
- a CDS encoding DUF917 family protein codes for MAFEIRREDLEPLLLGAAFFGSGGGGTIESARHLAAHFVAGDYYPTDTVKVVSVDEATEGAAVMVAYLGAPEAINTATYPIGPVTAVQNVIARLEAQSTKLAYVMPPESGALGFTVAALVAAKLGLAVIDADGAGRAVPSLPMLTFAAAEIDPRPAFLVSQGGLSVELDVTPRQGSNGGPTHQRDVSAIVEQMMRPVVADPEFGQFGGLAMWVMTPADIGRATPIRGTLTRALELGRAVQAGQIHDVPAMTRYLKERCRLTARAISEPGELVSAEVDTAGGFDVGKIRIQSGSHTYTVIYQNESLLVWDSQRAHPVVLAPDSIAYYVGGEGQSIFSNGDLVQDDGTLNPAVGKRPVTLIAWRAEAEISKPGLNLDSFVQLLNTLGYLGPYVPLDKLASIHHGDAS; via the coding sequence ATGGCCTTTGAGATACGCCGGGAAGATCTGGAACCGCTGCTGCTCGGCGCAGCGTTTTTTGGCAGCGGGGGCGGCGGCACGATCGAATCCGCGCGGCATCTGGCGGCGCATTTCGTCGCCGGCGACTATTACCCGACGGACACGGTCAAGGTCGTGTCCGTCGACGAAGCCACGGAAGGCGCCGCCGTCATGGTCGCGTATCTCGGCGCGCCGGAAGCGATCAATACGGCCACGTATCCGATCGGACCGGTGACGGCCGTGCAGAACGTCATCGCGCGGCTCGAGGCGCAGTCCACGAAGCTGGCCTATGTGATGCCGCCCGAAAGCGGCGCGCTCGGCTTCACGGTCGCGGCGCTCGTCGCAGCGAAGCTCGGCCTCGCCGTGATCGACGCGGACGGCGCGGGACGCGCCGTGCCCTCGCTGCCGATGCTCACCTTCGCCGCCGCCGAAATCGATCCGCGTCCGGCATTTCTCGTGAGCCAGGGCGGCCTGAGCGTCGAACTCGACGTGACGCCTCGCCAGGGCAGCAACGGCGGACCGACGCATCAGCGCGACGTGTCGGCCATCGTCGAGCAGATGATGCGCCCCGTCGTCGCCGATCCGGAATTCGGCCAGTTCGGCGGCCTCGCGATGTGGGTCATGACGCCCGCCGACATCGGCCGCGCGACGCCGATTCGCGGCACGCTGACGCGCGCGCTGGAACTCGGCCGCGCGGTGCAGGCCGGCCAGATCCACGACGTGCCGGCGATGACCCGTTATCTGAAAGAGCGCTGCCGACTGACCGCGCGCGCGATCTCGGAACCCGGCGAACTCGTTTCGGCGGAAGTCGATACGGCGGGCGGCTTCGATGTCGGCAAGATCCGCATTCAGTCCGGCTCGCACACGTACACGGTGATCTACCAGAACGAGTCGCTGCTGGTCTGGGACAGCCAGCGCGCGCATCCCGTCGTGCTGGCGCCGGACAGCATCGCGTACTACGTCGGCGGCGAAGGTCAGTCGATCTTCTCCAATGGCGATCTCGTACAGGACGACGGCACGCTGAACCCGGCCGTCGGCAAGCGCCCCGTCACGCTGATCGCCTGGCGCGCCGAAGCGGAAATCAGCAAGCCGGGACTGAATCTCGACAGCTTCGTGCAACTGCTGAACACGCTCGGCTATCTCGGACCGTACGTGCCGCTCGACAAGCTCGCATCCATCCACCACGGAGACGCCTCTTGA